One genomic segment of Paenibacillus xylanexedens includes these proteins:
- a CDS encoding PLP-dependent aminotransferase family protein has protein sequence MYSDLQLTEDRPVYIQVKDYMKRLMLKGGLQAKQKLPSTRELSTLMKVSRSTVLLAYAELEDEGLIYAVKGKGNYVSASIETPEAAASWKLDWTTEVSEYAIQAEQYDLMKHGSGAERGEISFTSIAPDEKLFDLHNVKRAFLDRMSLEGEVLLNYGYAQGYRPLMNYLLRYMENKGVDLRGKDILITNGFTEGFDLVLGALRKKSGKALCENPTHHTAIKNLKLHQFHLTGVNMEPDGLDLKQLEHELEASPYDLAYLVPSYHNPTGIVTSPAKRVEIIRLMNKYQVPIIEDGFNEELRYSGSHVSPLIASMGKGNALVYLGSFSKVLFPGLRVGWIIADAALIDYLESMKRARSIHTSTLDQSLLYQYLSNGNFEKYLKRARTEYKRKYELVVRCLKQHLPMCRISGAGGLHLFVQFPSEYRTRELLEACKVKGVTFTPGDTFYLEPGQGVNTMRLGFSRVSDENIRKGICIIGETAAQMR, from the coding sequence ATGTATTCCGATCTGCAACTGACGGAGGACCGCCCTGTATATATACAAGTCAAAGATTATATGAAGCGATTGATGCTCAAAGGCGGCCTGCAAGCCAAACAAAAACTGCCGTCGACCCGTGAACTCAGCACACTCATGAAGGTTAGTCGAAGTACGGTCCTGCTCGCTTATGCCGAGCTTGAAGATGAGGGACTGATCTATGCAGTCAAAGGCAAGGGCAATTACGTCAGTGCCTCCATCGAAACACCTGAGGCAGCAGCAAGCTGGAAACTGGACTGGACGACAGAGGTAAGCGAGTATGCCATTCAGGCAGAGCAATACGATCTGATGAAGCATGGCTCCGGAGCAGAGCGCGGTGAGATATCGTTTACCAGCATAGCACCGGATGAAAAGCTGTTTGATCTGCACAACGTGAAACGGGCTTTTCTGGATCGCATGTCACTTGAAGGCGAAGTACTGCTGAATTACGGATATGCGCAAGGATATAGACCGCTGATGAACTATTTATTACGTTATATGGAGAACAAAGGTGTCGACCTCCGTGGCAAGGATATTCTTATCACCAACGGATTCACGGAAGGTTTCGATCTGGTGCTTGGAGCGTTGCGTAAAAAAAGCGGAAAAGCGCTCTGTGAGAATCCAACGCACCACACGGCGATCAAAAATCTAAAATTACACCAGTTCCACCTGACCGGTGTGAATATGGAGCCGGATGGCCTGGACTTGAAACAACTGGAACATGAACTTGAGGCAAGTCCATATGATCTGGCATATCTTGTGCCCTCCTATCACAATCCAACCGGGATTGTGACGTCCCCTGCAAAACGGGTAGAGATCATCCGGTTGATGAACAAGTATCAGGTTCCCATCATTGAAGATGGATTCAACGAAGAATTGCGCTATTCCGGTTCCCATGTATCTCCCCTGATCGCCAGCATGGGCAAAGGCAATGCACTGGTGTATCTGGGCAGCTTCTCTAAAGTCCTGTTCCCAGGTCTGCGGGTAGGTTGGATTATTGCGGATGCGGCGCTGATTGATTATCTGGAGAGTATGAAACGGGCACGCAGCATCCATACCTCCACGCTGGACCAATCGTTATTGTATCAATATCTGAGCAACGGTAATTTCGAGAAATATTTGAAGCGAGCTCGCACAGAGTATAAGCGAAAATATGAATTGGTTGTGCGTTGCCTGAAGCAGCATCTGCCAATGTGCCGAATTTCCGGTGCGGGTGGTCTGCATCTGTTCGTGCAGTTCCCGTCCGAATACAGAACCCGTGAACTGCTGGAAGCCTGTAAAGTGAAAGGTGTAACGTTCACACCAGGGGATACCTTTTATCTGGAACCTGGTCAGGGTGTAAACACGATGCGTCTGGGTTTCTCCAGAGTCAGCGATGAAAATATACGTAAAGGCATTTGCATCATTGGCGAGACAGCAGCTCAAATGAGATAA
- a CDS encoding D-alanine--D-alanine ligase translates to MKVGVIMGGTSSERDISLLTGQEMIANLNRDKYEVVPIELNTKRDLIDKSAGIDVALLALHGKYGEDGTVQGTLESLGIPYTGCGVLASSVCMDKDMSKQLMQHAGVLTGEWLRVSHIEELSSIAVQQLTYPVVVKPNSGGSSIGTQVVKEASALSAAVEAALAWDDTVMIEQYIEGEEITCAILDGKMLPVISIRSSAEFFDYASKYDDHGADEQVVQLPLELHHRVEAAALACYQVLKCSVYARVDMMIREGMPYVLEVNTLPGLTRNSLLPKSAAAAGISFAELLDTIIELSLKERPKEDTTL, encoded by the coding sequence ATGAAAGTTGGCGTGATTATGGGCGGTACATCTTCAGAGCGGGATATTTCCCTGCTCACCGGACAGGAGATGATTGCAAACCTGAATAGAGACAAATACGAGGTTGTACCCATTGAGCTGAATACCAAGCGCGATCTAATCGACAAGTCAGCGGGGATTGATGTGGCACTGCTTGCCCTGCATGGCAAATACGGCGAAGACGGTACGGTTCAAGGCACACTGGAATCCCTGGGTATTCCCTACACAGGTTGTGGCGTGCTTGCGAGCAGTGTATGCATGGATAAAGACATGTCCAAACAACTCATGCAGCATGCAGGTGTGCTTACCGGAGAATGGCTGCGAGTGAGTCATATCGAGGAACTGTCCTCTATTGCTGTTCAACAATTAACGTACCCCGTGGTAGTCAAACCCAATTCAGGCGGTTCCAGCATCGGTACCCAAGTGGTGAAGGAAGCTTCCGCCCTGTCCGCTGCTGTAGAGGCTGCCCTCGCCTGGGATGATACGGTCATGATTGAACAGTATATCGAAGGTGAAGAGATTACCTGTGCCATTCTGGATGGTAAGATGCTGCCGGTGATCTCCATTCGTTCGAGCGCCGAGTTTTTCGATTATGCCTCCAAATATGATGACCACGGGGCCGATGAACAGGTTGTGCAATTGCCTTTGGAACTTCACCATCGCGTTGAAGCCGCCGCGTTGGCCTGCTATCAGGTGCTCAAATGCAGCGTCTACGCTCGCGTGGATATGATGATTCGGGAAGGCATGCCGTATGTGCTTGAAGTGAACACGCTGCCGGGTCTTACCCGTAACAGTCTGCTGCCCAAAAGTGCAGCCGCTGCAGGCATTTCTTTTGCAGAGCTGCTGGATACCATTATTGAACTTTCATTGAAGGAAAGACCCAAGGAGGATACAACATTATGA
- a CDS encoding GNAT family N-acetyltransferase, with protein sequence MSLDVTIRHSSTTDLQDMVILMDQLGYPTTYAEMEERYTHISADANFTTLVAEARGRVVGLIGLQTSYLYEKNGRHCRILALVVHDQFRGSGIGRQLILEAEQWAATHNVDSLSLNSGNRPEREAAHEFYRQMGFIAGSTGFSKKPQILQHT encoded by the coding sequence ATGAGCCTGGATGTGACGATTAGACATAGCTCCACTACAGATCTTCAAGATATGGTCATTCTGATGGATCAACTCGGTTATCCCACCACGTACGCCGAGATGGAAGAGCGCTATACCCATATCTCTGCGGACGCAAACTTTACTACACTGGTTGCTGAAGCACGCGGACGCGTAGTTGGACTGATCGGATTACAGACGTCTTATCTGTATGAAAAGAATGGAAGACACTGCCGTATCTTGGCATTGGTTGTGCACGACCAATTCAGAGGCTCAGGCATCGGCCGTCAGCTCATTCTTGAAGCTGAGCAATGGGCAGCCACGCATAACGTGGATTCCTTGTCTCTGAACAGTGGCAATCGCCCAGAACGTGAAGCTGCACATGAATTCTATCGCCAGATGGGCTTTATAGCCGGGAGTACCGGGTTTAGCAAAAAGCCGCAGATTTTACAGCACACTTAA
- a CDS encoding glucose 1-dehydrogenase: MTERFAGKVVLITGGGSGLGRSAAVEVAREGAKLALVDVNMKALEETKRVISEEVQHAEFLLIEGDVADEEAVKKYVSDTVNEFGRIDAFFNNAGIEGKQNLIENYETEMFDKVIDINLKGVFFGLKHVLPVMKKQGEGYIVNSSSVGGIRAVPNQIAYGASKHAVAGMTKDAAIEYAEHGISVNAIAPGAILTDMVIGSFKQINPNDWESASKEFVKDNPAKRLGEPKEVGRLVAFLLSGEAPFINGAIIPIDGAQSAKY, translated from the coding sequence ATGACTGAACGATTTGCGGGTAAAGTGGTCCTGATTACAGGTGGTGGCTCCGGTCTTGGACGATCAGCTGCTGTGGAAGTTGCACGTGAAGGCGCAAAACTTGCCTTGGTGGATGTGAACATGAAGGCGCTGGAAGAGACCAAGCGTGTGATCTCGGAAGAGGTACAGCATGCCGAGTTTCTGCTAATTGAAGGTGACGTAGCTGACGAAGAAGCTGTGAAGAAGTATGTTAGCGATACGGTCAATGAGTTCGGACGTATTGATGCATTTTTCAACAATGCAGGCATTGAAGGCAAGCAAAACCTGATCGAGAACTACGAGACAGAAATGTTTGATAAAGTTATCGATATCAATCTGAAGGGTGTATTTTTCGGGTTGAAGCACGTCCTGCCTGTGATGAAAAAACAGGGCGAAGGATATATTGTGAACTCGTCGTCTGTCGGTGGCATCCGCGCCGTGCCAAACCAGATTGCCTACGGAGCGAGCAAACATGCCGTAGCTGGCATGACCAAAGATGCAGCGATTGAATACGCCGAGCATGGGATCAGCGTTAATGCAATTGCACCCGGAGCCATTCTGACAGATATGGTTATAGGCTCGTTCAAACAGATCAATCCGAATGACTGGGAGTCAGCATCCAAAGAGTTCGTGAAGGACAACCCGGCGAAGCGCTTGGGTGAACCGAAGGAAGTAGGGCGTCTCGTTGCCTTCCTGCTGTCTGGCGAAGCACCATTTATCAATGGAGCCATTATTCCGATTGATGGTGCGCAGTCAGCCAAATATTGA
- a CDS encoding copper amine oxidase N-terminal domain-containing protein, with the protein MAVPLVLLMVVLTGCQAVGGVDVGKAMANGASIKSGESRQSMNINIEPAKEFATEKDLEMIELINSISLDIDQAKMKDAKTASIKGTLSMEGTKLPFHVSMNESQLVIDLDGAQKPLYMSLDTFQDAQALPMVDTKALEKQLEEISPKLFSFVLKHLSNPKNISVTPVQESVNGEALSLSKLHLEVSGEEMLAMVKPFLTSISKDEQGLKDLIGDLYDVFYPVLEAVNEVEGGGDDTLNSIVPESKDEAVASLYAIIKVGLDSMLVNYDQELNNLLNETPEFKTVFGTDTKLKLDFYLDSKLDVRKQNFELKVALPASEDLPVKSVTVSGDSEQWNIGGTVAVDEVDVSGGVMDLMKDDITPGQMLRNFDSNSLAYQLLKDEAGITSKSVVLFPDDEYAGAITVKNTTFVPLRYVSEELDAEVKWTKGSNQIVVIDDITGDEIVLTVGSKKATVAGKEVTMVESAYVGKDGKTYVPLRFMAESLGATVDKEQETGWIYIDRP; encoded by the coding sequence ATGGCAGTGCCACTAGTACTTTTAATGGTTGTTCTTACAGGATGTCAGGCTGTGGGTGGAGTAGACGTTGGCAAAGCAATGGCCAATGGCGCGAGTATCAAGTCCGGTGAATCCAGACAATCCATGAATATAAACATAGAACCGGCTAAGGAATTTGCTACAGAAAAAGACCTTGAAATGATCGAACTTATTAACTCCATATCCCTGGATATTGATCAAGCCAAAATGAAAGATGCGAAGACAGCATCGATCAAAGGTACACTGAGCATGGAGGGAACGAAGTTACCTTTCCACGTGTCCATGAATGAGTCCCAATTGGTCATTGATCTGGACGGAGCCCAGAAACCGCTGTACATGTCTCTGGATACGTTCCAGGATGCACAGGCGCTTCCGATGGTAGATACGAAGGCTCTGGAGAAACAACTCGAGGAAATTTCCCCGAAACTGTTCTCTTTTGTCCTGAAGCATCTGTCCAATCCGAAGAACATCTCCGTAACACCGGTACAGGAATCCGTGAATGGCGAAGCACTTAGCCTCTCCAAGCTGCATCTGGAAGTGAGTGGTGAAGAGATGCTTGCCATGGTTAAACCTTTCCTGACGAGTATTTCGAAGGATGAGCAAGGACTGAAAGATTTGATTGGCGATCTGTACGATGTGTTCTACCCTGTACTGGAAGCAGTGAATGAGGTAGAAGGTGGGGGAGATGACACGCTGAATTCGATCGTTCCTGAATCGAAAGATGAAGCCGTTGCGTCACTATATGCCATCATCAAAGTAGGACTGGACAGTATGCTGGTCAATTATGATCAGGAGCTGAACAACCTGTTGAATGAGACTCCTGAATTCAAAACGGTATTTGGCACAGATACCAAACTGAAATTGGATTTTTATCTCGACAGCAAGCTGGATGTTCGCAAGCAAAACTTTGAACTGAAAGTAGCACTGCCTGCTTCCGAAGATCTGCCGGTGAAGTCCGTAACGGTAAGTGGAGACAGTGAACAGTGGAATATCGGTGGCACAGTTGCAGTTGATGAAGTGGATGTTTCGGGCGGCGTTATGGATCTGATGAAGGATGATATTACGCCTGGACAGATGCTGCGCAATTTTGATTCCAATTCACTGGCATACCAATTGCTGAAAGATGAAGCTGGAATCACGAGTAAAAGTGTAGTGCTCTTCCCGGATGATGAATACGCTGGGGCGATCACGGTTAAGAACACAACATTTGTTCCGCTTCGCTACGTGTCTGAAGAATTGGATGCTGAAGTGAAATGGACCAAAGGCTCAAACCAAATTGTTGTCATTGACGACATCACTGGTGATGAGATTGTCCTGACCGTAGGTTCCAAGAAGGCAACCGTTGCTGGTAAAGAAGTGACTATGGTGGAATCCGCTTATGTAGGCAAAGACGGCAAGACGTATGTGCCGCTGCGCTTTATGGCTGAATCCCTTGGAGCTACTGTAGATAAGGAACAAGAAACAGGCTGGATTTACATTGACCGTCCTTAA
- a CDS encoding YfbM family protein, which translates to MGMSGRYLVVTKELVESIKSGEISVHDCAVDLDIDKTWQMLQFTLNGNLVEGEPPLGYVVPLAGEQYLGNYSDMDLFLLSNEQVLEAYMALERLTPEELKERYSLDHMIAEGVYPVMEDWDAEETFQEIVQTVDDIQALFQATAASGNGIIFYVF; encoded by the coding sequence ATGGGAATGTCCGGCAGATATCTTGTGGTTACGAAGGAGCTAGTTGAATCCATCAAGTCAGGTGAGATCAGTGTGCATGATTGTGCAGTGGATCTGGATATCGATAAAACATGGCAAATGCTGCAGTTCACGCTGAACGGTAACTTGGTAGAAGGGGAGCCGCCCCTGGGATATGTGGTGCCTCTCGCAGGTGAGCAATACTTGGGAAACTATTCGGATATGGATCTGTTTTTGCTTAGTAACGAGCAGGTGCTGGAAGCCTACATGGCATTGGAGCGGCTCACACCGGAAGAATTAAAGGAGCGGTATAGCCTGGACCATATGATCGCTGAAGGCGTCTATCCTGTCATGGAAGATTGGGACGCGGAAGAGACATTTCAGGAGATCGTTCAGACTGTGGATGATATCCAGGCCTTATTTCAGGCCACGGCTGCAAGTGGGAACGGCATCATCTTTTATGTTTTCTAA
- a CDS encoding DUF4385 domain-containing protein, with translation MKKFDYSLNYDELDLRKHPELYTVGRGEQGVLMVEPYKGEILPHWRFKTPEIATESSEKIYELFLEYKKKGDFVGMDMARKFLQMGYTRARRYTNHKGGRKYSKEDGSILPYQNDKVKAEAAAIFKTQWEIAKTDPDYVKMKKEHREKYESDEA, from the coding sequence ATGAAAAAATTTGATTACAGTCTCAATTATGATGAGTTGGATCTGCGCAAACATCCTGAGCTGTACACCGTAGGCCGGGGAGAGCAAGGTGTTCTCATGGTTGAGCCATACAAGGGCGAGATTCTGCCACACTGGCGGTTCAAAACACCCGAGATTGCGACGGAGTCATCGGAGAAGATCTATGAGCTATTTTTGGAGTATAAGAAAAAGGGTGATTTCGTCGGTATGGATATGGCTCGCAAATTTCTCCAGATGGGTTATACACGGGCCAGACGTTATACAAATCACAAAGGAGGACGCAAATACTCAAAGGAGGATGGCTCAATCTTGCCCTATCAGAATGATAAGGTGAAGGCAGAAGCCGCGGCTATATTCAAAACACAATGGGAGATTGCGAAGACGGATCCAGACTATGTGAAGATGAAGAAGGAGCATCGGGAAAAGTACGAGTCTGATGAGGCGTAG
- a CDS encoding VWA domain-containing protein encodes MTDSFIHLNTGQNISINESTQLQVTIQCTSSPSPLDVSCFMVNEEGKVPSDDYFVFYNQKADPHQSVLLQQAEELKSSFVLDTNQLRQAPVEKCVFTATLDAGGTFADVQACQAIVQAGSQQITYEITQVTAETALILIEIYKYRDGFKVRAIGRGFFGGLQPLAESFGVEIESNDTSEAEQVLLTAQAEVAAASPEVLSPVAAPNTIHPPLNLTKIDLLKRKVTLSLQKKKIEPIQARVAVVFDASGSMYHLYRKGIVQEAFERILAIASAFDDNGELDVWFFAKDFLRAPSVTARDFENYIERTYTLGSKGGTNNEPPVMQDVIRKYTIEEPDVKIPTYIIFFSDGGVSQKGKIMRLITESSTKNLFWQFVGLGQANYGILEKLDDMTGRFIDNADFFALDDISKISDEELYDRLLTEFPGWIKEARAKGILA; translated from the coding sequence ATGACAGATTCGTTCATCCACTTAAACACAGGCCAGAATATCAGTATCAACGAATCCACCCAACTTCAGGTAACCATTCAATGTACATCATCTCCTTCTCCCTTGGATGTTAGTTGCTTTATGGTGAACGAAGAGGGAAAGGTCCCATCTGACGACTATTTTGTATTTTATAATCAGAAGGCCGATCCCCATCAAAGTGTGCTTCTGCAACAGGCAGAGGAACTGAAATCCTCTTTTGTACTGGATACAAATCAATTACGGCAGGCCCCTGTGGAAAAATGTGTGTTTACGGCTACTCTGGATGCGGGAGGGACTTTCGCCGATGTTCAGGCATGTCAGGCGATTGTACAAGCGGGTTCCCAGCAGATCACCTATGAGATCACACAGGTCACTGCGGAAACAGCACTTATTCTCATTGAAATCTATAAGTATCGTGACGGGTTCAAAGTTCGTGCGATTGGACGAGGTTTCTTTGGTGGATTGCAGCCGCTGGCAGAGTCATTCGGTGTTGAAATTGAGAGTAACGACACCTCGGAAGCCGAACAAGTTCTTCTCACGGCACAAGCTGAAGTAGCAGCGGCCTCTCCAGAAGTCTTGTCACCTGTTGCTGCACCAAACACGATTCATCCGCCGCTTAACCTGACCAAGATCGATCTCCTCAAGCGTAAAGTAACCCTGTCTCTGCAAAAGAAAAAGATCGAACCTATACAGGCACGTGTTGCCGTTGTATTTGATGCATCAGGCTCCATGTACCATCTGTATCGTAAAGGCATCGTGCAAGAAGCCTTCGAGCGTATCCTGGCGATTGCATCCGCTTTTGATGATAACGGAGAGCTGGACGTCTGGTTCTTCGCCAAAGACTTCTTGCGTGCACCTAGCGTCACCGCCAGGGATTTCGAGAATTATATTGAACGCACATATACGCTGGGAAGCAAAGGCGGTACCAATAACGAACCTCCTGTGATGCAGGATGTCATTCGCAAATATACGATCGAGGAACCCGATGTGAAGATTCCAACGTATATTATCTTTTTTAGCGATGGTGGAGTCAGTCAAAAAGGGAAAATCATGCGGCTTATTACCGAAAGCTCAACCAAAAACCTGTTCTGGCAATTTGTTGGCCTAGGCCAAGCCAATTACGGTATCCTTGAGAAACTAGATGATATGACTGGACGTTTCATCGATAATGCTGACTTTTTTGCTCTCGACGACATCTCCAAGATCAGCGATGAAGAATTGTACGATCGTCTCCTCACTGAATTTCCAGGTTGGATAAAGGAAGCTCGGGCCAAAGGCATTTTGGCCTAA
- a CDS encoding SDR family NAD(P)-dependent oxidoreductase: protein MIKEQHQWVLITGASSGIGEIFALEMASKGKNIVLVARTESKLNQLAERIERTYQVRAEVIVSDLSEVEAPQNVYEECQNRGIHIDMLINNAGFATHGCFEQLDGSRQQEEIMLNVLALTNMTHLFLPGMLQKKNGAVINVSSTAAFQPDPYMAVYGATKAFVLSFTEALYEENRKRGVQFLALCPGSTETSFFDVVGADEASVGKRDTPEHVVAVAMRALESGKPYAVPGARNYWTAQFTRLIPRKSMLRIVGSMLRPRSEGVKPEKVQA from the coding sequence ATGATAAAGGAACAGCATCAATGGGTACTTATTACAGGTGCTTCTTCAGGTATTGGGGAAATTTTTGCACTCGAAATGGCTTCCAAGGGTAAAAATATCGTGCTGGTGGCCAGAACAGAGTCCAAACTGAATCAATTGGCAGAACGTATAGAACGTACATATCAAGTAAGGGCTGAGGTAATTGTATCGGATCTCTCCGAAGTAGAGGCACCTCAGAACGTATATGAGGAATGTCAGAATCGGGGAATACACATCGATATGCTGATCAACAATGCGGGATTTGCTACCCATGGATGTTTTGAACAACTGGATGGTTCCCGGCAACAGGAGGAGATTATGTTGAACGTGCTCGCCTTGACGAACATGACGCATCTTTTCTTGCCAGGCATGTTACAGAAGAAAAATGGTGCTGTCATTAATGTATCGTCGACGGCTGCCTTTCAACCTGATCCGTATATGGCTGTGTATGGAGCGACAAAGGCATTTGTACTTTCTTTTACAGAGGCATTATACGAAGAAAACAGGAAGCGTGGCGTTCAGTTTTTGGCACTATGCCCAGGCTCAACCGAGACTTCGTTTTTTGATGTGGTGGGTGCTGATGAAGCCTCGGTGGGCAAACGTGATACACCTGAGCATGTCGTGGCCGTAGCCATGAGGGCGCTGGAGTCAGGCAAACCTTATGCTGTGCCAGGGGCCAGGAATTATTGGACAGCACAGTTCACCCGTCTCATACCACGCAAGTCCATGTTGCGAATCGTAGGAAGTATGCTCCGTCCACGTTCCGAGGGTGTTAAACCAGAAAAAGTACAAGCCTGA
- a CDS encoding TetR/AcrR family transcriptional regulator — translation MKDLNSGSTESAHTVTTFQEARLQHSDNLRQNIVHAAAALLQEHGPEAVTVRRVAERMECSTKIIYNLFGKKEGLAKHLYLEGCSLMAQRFEVIPRQASFEQYFRDLAHVYWDFGISQSSFYQLMFGGSFSEFKPDGETLQGTATALKQVSALVEIAIEQGMLQVQDPLLAVRMIWAPLHGVIHLYLGGHIESEEAAKTLYDHTLSMVIHSLVSTSANG, via the coding sequence ATGAAGGATCTTAATTCGGGTTCCACGGAATCTGCACATACGGTAACAACCTTTCAGGAAGCCAGACTGCAGCACTCGGATAATCTGCGGCAAAATATTGTGCATGCTGCTGCTGCTTTACTGCAAGAGCATGGACCAGAAGCCGTCACGGTACGCCGTGTAGCTGAACGCATGGAGTGCTCCACCAAAATAATATATAACCTCTTCGGCAAAAAAGAAGGGTTAGCCAAACATCTGTATTTAGAGGGATGCTCCCTCATGGCCCAGCGTTTTGAAGTTATACCCCGGCAGGCATCGTTTGAACAATATTTCCGTGATCTTGCCCACGTCTACTGGGACTTCGGCATTTCTCAATCCAGCTTCTATCAGCTGATGTTTGGAGGATCTTTTTCCGAATTCAAACCAGATGGAGAGACCTTACAGGGAACAGCAACTGCACTGAAACAAGTGTCTGCTTTGGTGGAGATAGCGATTGAACAGGGAATGCTTCAGGTGCAAGATCCCCTGCTTGCGGTTCGGATGATCTGGGCTCCCTTACACGGTGTTATTCATCTGTATTTGGGAGGCCATATTGAGAGCGAAGAAGCTGCCAAAACCCTTTATGATCATACGTTGTCGATGGTTATACACTCCCTTGTGAGTACATCTGCCAATGGATAG
- a CDS encoding LLM class flavin-dependent oxidoreductase encodes MEIGISTFVETNPDVKTGELISHAQRIRDVVEEIVLADQVGLDVYGVGEHHRADYAASSPAVILAAAASQTKNIRLTSAVTVLSSHDPVRVYQDFATLDGISNGRAEIMAGRGSFIESFPLFGYNLNDYDELFDEKLDLLLKLRDSEKVTWEGKHRPSFNNLGIYPRPVQEKLPVWIGSGGNQESVVRAGLLGLPLVLAIIGGRPVQFAPLVELYKKAAAHAGHDASKLTVASHSHGFIADTTDEAVEKFFPPAQAVMNILGRERGWGHYSRATFDAARSLEGALYVGDVETVAQKIIYLRKEVGITRFMLHTPLGTMPHNEVMRAIELLGKEVAPIVRKEIARWEAENEEAR; translated from the coding sequence ATGGAAATCGGAATTAGTACATTTGTGGAGACGAATCCGGATGTAAAAACAGGAGAACTTATCAGTCATGCGCAGCGTATTCGGGATGTTGTTGAAGAGATTGTTTTGGCAGATCAGGTGGGCTTGGATGTATACGGCGTGGGAGAACATCATCGTGCTGATTATGCCGCTTCATCACCAGCTGTCATTCTGGCGGCAGCAGCTTCACAGACCAAGAATATTCGCTTGACGAGTGCGGTAACCGTGCTGTCATCGCATGATCCGGTACGGGTATATCAAGATTTCGCGACACTGGACGGCATTTCGAACGGACGTGCAGAGATTATGGCAGGGCGGGGATCATTTATCGAATCGTTCCCACTGTTTGGCTATAATCTGAACGACTACGATGAGTTATTCGACGAGAAACTGGATTTGCTTCTCAAACTGCGTGATTCGGAAAAAGTAACTTGGGAAGGCAAACACCGCCCTTCCTTTAACAATCTGGGCATCTACCCGCGCCCGGTACAGGAGAAACTTCCGGTATGGATTGGCAGTGGCGGTAATCAGGAATCCGTAGTTCGTGCAGGATTGCTGGGTTTGCCATTGGTGCTTGCCATTATCGGTGGCCGTCCGGTGCAATTCGCACCACTGGTGGAGCTGTACAAGAAAGCAGCTGCACATGCGGGACATGATGCTTCCAAACTGACCGTTGCTTCTCACTCTCACGGCTTCATTGCCGATACAACAGACGAAGCTGTGGAGAAATTCTTCCCGCCAGCGCAAGCGGTCATGAACATACTGGGTCGTGAACGTGGATGGGGACACTACAGCCGTGCGACATTTGATGCGGCGCGCAGCCTGGAAGGTGCATTGTATGTAGGTGATGTGGAGACCGTAGCTCAGAAAATTATTTACCTACGCAAAGAAGTTGGGATTACACGCTTCATGTTACACACCCCACTCGGAACCATGCCGCACAACGAGGTCATGAGAGCAATCGAGCTACTTGGTAAAGAAGTCGCTCCAATCGTGCGTAAAGAAATTGCACGTTGGGAAGCTGAGAACGAAGAGGCACGTTAA